The Streptomyces spororaveus genome includes a region encoding these proteins:
- the proB gene encoding glutamate 5-kinase, protein MSAARQGVVDARRIVVKVGSSSLTTAAGGLDADRVDALVDVLAKARSGGEKEIVLVSSGAIAAGLSPLGLRRRPKDLARQQAAASVGQGLLVARYTASFARYGVRVGQVLLTTDDTSRRAHYRNAYRTLDQLLAMGALPVVNENDTVATDEIRFGDNDRLAALVAHLVRADLLVLLSDVDGLYDGDPSQPGTTRIEEVRGPGDIAHVSIGSAGKAGVGTGGMVTKVEAARIAAAAGIPVVLTSASQAADALAGRGTGTLFHATGRRSADRLLWLQHASTPQGHLVLDDGAVRAVTERGSSLLPAGIAAVQGDFVAGDPVELRSADGRAVARGLVNFDAKELPQLLGRSTRELARELGPAYEREVVHRDDLVLLEG, encoded by the coding sequence GTGTCAGCGGCTAGGCAGGGTGTCGTGGACGCCCGCAGGATCGTGGTCAAGGTCGGCTCCTCCTCCCTGACCACCGCGGCCGGCGGACTCGACGCGGACCGGGTGGACGCCCTCGTCGACGTCCTCGCCAAGGCCCGCAGCGGCGGCGAGAAGGAGATCGTCCTCGTCTCCAGCGGAGCCATCGCAGCCGGGCTCTCCCCGCTCGGCCTGCGCCGCCGCCCCAAGGACCTGGCCCGGCAGCAGGCCGCCGCGAGCGTCGGCCAGGGGCTGCTCGTCGCCCGCTACACCGCCTCCTTCGCGCGGTACGGCGTCCGCGTCGGCCAGGTGCTCCTCACCACCGACGACACCAGCCGCCGCGCCCACTACCGCAACGCCTACCGCACCCTCGACCAGCTGCTGGCCATGGGCGCCCTCCCCGTCGTCAACGAGAACGACACCGTCGCCACCGACGAGATCCGCTTCGGCGACAACGACCGGCTGGCCGCGCTCGTCGCCCACCTCGTCCGCGCGGACCTCCTCGTCCTCCTCTCCGACGTGGACGGCCTCTACGACGGTGACCCGTCCCAGCCCGGCACCACCCGCATCGAAGAGGTCCGCGGGCCCGGGGACATCGCGCACGTCTCCATCGGCAGCGCCGGCAAGGCGGGCGTGGGCACCGGCGGCATGGTCACCAAGGTCGAGGCGGCCCGGATCGCGGCCGCCGCCGGCATCCCCGTGGTGCTGACCTCCGCCAGCCAGGCCGCCGACGCCCTCGCCGGGCGGGGGACCGGCACCCTGTTCCACGCCACCGGGCGCCGCTCCGCGGACCGGCTGCTCTGGCTCCAGCACGCGTCGACCCCGCAGGGGCACCTGGTCCTGGACGACGGCGCCGTCCGCGCGGTCACCGAGCGCGGCAGCTCGCTGCTGCCCGCCGGGATCGCTGCGGTCCAGGGCGACTTCGTCGCCGGGGACCCGGTGGAACTGCGCTCCGCCGACGGCCGCGCCGTGGCGCGGGGCCTGGTCAACTTCGACGCCAAGGAGCTCCCGCAACTCCTCGGCCGCTCCACTCGCGAGCTCGCGCGGGAACTCGGACCCGCGTACGAGCGGGAGGTCGTCCACCGGGACGATCTGGTCCTGCTGGAGGGCTGA
- a CDS encoding glutamate-5-semialdehyde dehydrogenase: protein MTSLDAATATATTASPVLATAQAARTAAAAIAPLPRSAKDTALLAIADALEARTAEIVAANAVDTDKARAAGTSETVIDRLTLTPERIAAIASDVRDVAALPDPVGEVVRGNTLPNGIDIRQIRVPLGVVGIIYEARPNVTVDAAALCLKSGNAVLLRGSSSAYASNTALVTILRDAVESAGLPADAIQLVPGESRDSVRELMRARGLVDVLIPRGGASLIKTVVEESTVPVIETGTGNCHVYVDAQADLDMAVDILINSKAQRPSVCNAAETLLVHRDIADAFLPRALDALADAGVTVHGDARVLAAAEGGKVTALPATDEDWAAEYLSYDIAAAVVDSLDDAVTHIRRWTSGHTEAIVTTSQAAARRFTQLVDSTTVAVNASTRFTDGGQFGFGAEIGISTQKLHARGPMGLPELTSTKYIVTGDGHIR, encoded by the coding sequence ATGACCTCGCTCGATGCCGCCACCGCCACCGCCACCACCGCCTCGCCCGTCCTCGCCACCGCGCAGGCGGCCCGTACAGCCGCCGCGGCCATCGCCCCACTCCCGCGGTCCGCCAAGGACACCGCCCTGCTGGCGATCGCGGACGCGCTGGAGGCCCGTACGGCCGAGATCGTCGCCGCCAACGCCGTGGACACGGACAAGGCCCGCGCCGCCGGCACCAGCGAGACCGTCATCGACCGCCTCACGCTCACCCCCGAGCGCATCGCCGCCATCGCCTCCGACGTGCGGGACGTCGCCGCACTGCCCGACCCCGTCGGCGAGGTCGTCCGCGGCAACACCCTGCCCAACGGCATCGACATCCGGCAGATCCGCGTCCCCCTCGGGGTCGTCGGCATCATCTACGAGGCCCGCCCCAACGTCACCGTGGACGCCGCCGCCCTCTGCCTCAAGTCCGGCAACGCGGTCCTCCTGCGGGGCTCCTCCTCCGCCTACGCCTCCAACACCGCGCTCGTCACCATCCTGCGCGACGCCGTCGAGAGCGCCGGCCTGCCCGCCGACGCGATCCAGCTCGTCCCCGGCGAGTCCCGTGACTCCGTCCGCGAGCTGATGCGCGCCCGCGGTCTCGTCGACGTGCTCATCCCGCGCGGCGGCGCGTCCCTCATCAAGACCGTCGTCGAGGAGTCCACCGTCCCGGTCATCGAGACCGGTACCGGCAACTGCCACGTCTACGTCGACGCCCAGGCCGACCTGGACATGGCGGTGGACATCCTCATCAACTCCAAGGCCCAGCGGCCCTCCGTCTGCAACGCCGCCGAGACCCTCCTCGTCCACCGCGACATCGCCGACGCCTTCCTGCCGCGCGCCCTCGACGCGCTCGCCGACGCCGGCGTGACCGTGCACGGCGACGCCCGGGTCCTCGCCGCCGCCGAGGGCGGCAAGGTCACCGCCCTGCCGGCCACGGACGAGGACTGGGCCGCCGAGTACCTGTCCTACGACATCGCCGCCGCAGTCGTGGACTCCCTCGACGACGCCGTCACCCACATCCGCCGCTGGACCTCCGGCCACACCGAGGCGATCGTCACCACCTCGCAGGCCGCCGCGCGCCGCTTCACCCAGCTGGTCGACTCGACCACGGTCGCCGTGAATGCATCCACTCGGTTCACGGACGGTGGCCAGTTCGGCTTCGGCGCGGAGATCGGCATCTCCACCCAGAAGCTGCACGCCAGGGGCCCGATGGGCCTTCCCGAGCTGACCTCCACCAAGTACATCGTCACGGGCGACGGTCACATTCGGTAG
- a CDS encoding SCO2584 family spore wall biosynthesis protein, protein MPDDVGGKPFPDDGEPDDDRGGADHDFASVVFDEDFVRNAEIHEPSAAERQRAADRARAEAEAARAGAGGWTGDDDYDSYGYGHHDGYDDGHGWDHDRGYGYPDGPYGAYGGSLRPYRGRAPWLRPVAWVLAFVMGLGMVALAFSAVYRSASGEADPAPAPASTPRGEVTGVGAFTYPSVRQP, encoded by the coding sequence GTGCCGGACGACGTGGGGGGCAAGCCGTTCCCGGACGACGGGGAGCCCGACGACGACCGCGGAGGCGCGGATCACGACTTCGCCTCCGTGGTGTTCGACGAGGACTTCGTCCGGAACGCCGAGATCCATGAACCGAGCGCCGCCGAGCGCCAGCGGGCGGCCGACCGAGCGCGCGCGGAGGCCGAAGCCGCCCGTGCCGGGGCCGGCGGATGGACGGGCGACGACGACTACGACAGCTACGGGTACGGCCACCACGACGGGTACGACGACGGCCACGGCTGGGACCACGACCGGGGCTACGGATACCCGGACGGGCCGTACGGGGCCTACGGCGGCAGTCTGCGCCCCTACCGCGGCCGCGCACCCTGGCTGCGCCCGGTGGCCTGGGTGCTCGCCTTCGTGATGGGCCTCGGCATGGTCGCGCTCGCCTTCAGCGCCGTCTACCGCTCCGCCTCGGGCGAGGCGGACCCCGCCCCGGCCCCCGCCAGCACCCCCAGGGGCGAAGTCACCGGCGTCGGCGCGTTTACGTACCCCTCCGTTCGCCAACCCTGA
- a CDS encoding SCO2583 family membrane protein gives MAVPGDPPNSTPEGMGGGDDDFRSDDFRSDEYRSVVFDEDFVRAARLQEYSAQERMGEHARAVRSRSIWSGGGGSAARTSTPGRGARQGMLLVLLIATAFAAAVYLGLRNPYVPPPGGPAQALSSTVVPLAPTTAVSGGLPADLIAKSPAADYRVGAAGISLPAVRRTHHFTEAQVVAALSIAKDYLVQSSLDPDILAGAASRPVRVLLDPDQLAQFDRSMTTPSGDGRHAATGWLVRFDQATAVVADSRVRVSGAFSFEEVAPDMLEVTADHTFVYAVRPATGSPAAADGASLFTVRRELRLRFDREDLTARRLELASAYVMAGPQDCSADPAGAFRPLLAGAGPTTVGPAASDPYASGRPRRTAGLCGVLAPPATSSANPPVTPAAPPRAAPVSPAAP, from the coding sequence ATGGCCGTGCCAGGAGATCCACCCAACAGCACCCCCGAGGGCATGGGCGGGGGCGATGACGACTTCCGGTCGGACGACTTCCGGTCGGACGAGTACCGGTCGGTGGTGTTCGACGAGGACTTCGTCCGGGCTGCCCGGCTCCAGGAGTACTCCGCGCAGGAACGCATGGGCGAACACGCCCGTGCGGTGCGCAGCCGCTCGATCTGGTCCGGTGGCGGCGGCTCCGCGGCCCGGACCAGCACCCCCGGCCGGGGTGCCCGGCAGGGCATGCTGCTCGTGCTGCTCATCGCCACGGCCTTCGCCGCCGCCGTCTACCTGGGGCTGCGCAACCCTTATGTGCCCCCGCCCGGGGGACCCGCCCAGGCGCTCAGCAGCACCGTGGTCCCGCTCGCGCCGACCACCGCCGTATCCGGCGGGCTGCCGGCCGACCTGATCGCGAAGAGCCCCGCGGCCGACTACCGGGTCGGAGCGGCCGGCATCAGCCTGCCCGCCGTGCGCCGTACCCACCACTTCACCGAGGCCCAGGTCGTCGCCGCGCTGTCCATCGCCAAGGACTACCTGGTGCAGTCCTCGCTGGACCCCGACATCCTCGCCGGAGCGGCCTCCCGCCCGGTGCGCGTCCTGCTCGACCCCGACCAGCTGGCGCAGTTCGACCGCAGCATGACCACCCCCTCCGGCGACGGACGCCACGCGGCCACCGGCTGGCTGGTCCGCTTCGACCAGGCCACCGCCGTCGTGGCCGACTCCCGGGTCCGGGTGAGCGGCGCGTTCTCCTTCGAGGAGGTGGCCCCGGACATGCTGGAGGTCACCGCCGACCACACCTTCGTCTACGCCGTACGCCCCGCCACCGGATCCCCGGCCGCGGCCGACGGCGCCTCGCTCTTCACCGTCCGGCGCGAGCTGCGGCTGCGCTTCGACCGGGAGGACCTCACGGCCCGGCGGCTGGAGCTGGCCTCGGCCTACGTGATGGCCGGGCCCCAGGACTGCTCGGCCGACCCGGCCGGAGCCTTCCGCCCGCTCCTGGCCGGAGCCGGCCCGACCACGGTGGGCCCGGCCGCGAGCGACCCGTACGCCAGCGGCCGACCGCGGCGCACGGCCGGACTGTGCGGCGTCCTGGCCCCGCCCGCGACGTCGTCCGCGAACCCGCCCGTGACTCCGGCCGCGCCCCCGCGGGCCGCTCCCGTCAGCCCTGCTGCTCCGTAG
- a CDS encoding M48 family metallopeptidase, which produces MTDTGFEKAPARDRRRFPGISSRAYEHPADRSALVALRKLSGFDTVFKALSGLLPERSLRLLFLSESVRVGETQFPHLHAMLRDACYILDLEKVPQMYVQQDPNPNAMCIGLDEPIIVVTTGLVELLDEEEMRAVVGHEVGHALSGHAVYRTILLFLTNLAMKVAWIPLGNVAIMTIVTALREWFRKSELSADRAGLLVGQDVQASMRGLMKIAGGNHLHEMNVDAFLAQAEEYESSGDLRDSVLKILNLLPRTHPFTTVRAAELKKWAESRDHQRIMDGHYPRRDEDKDTSVTDSFRQSAAHYADSVRTSKDPLMKLVGDIAGGAGDLGGKLRDKFTGAAAGTAPQDKGGPTEQQG; this is translated from the coding sequence ATGACGGACACAGGGTTCGAGAAGGCACCGGCACGGGACCGCAGGCGGTTCCCCGGTATCTCGTCGCGGGCGTACGAGCATCCGGCGGACCGCTCGGCGCTGGTGGCGCTGCGCAAGCTGAGCGGCTTCGACACGGTGTTCAAGGCCCTGAGCGGGCTGCTGCCGGAGCGGAGCCTGCGGCTGCTGTTCCTGTCGGAGTCGGTGCGGGTGGGCGAGACGCAGTTCCCGCACCTGCACGCGATGCTGCGCGACGCCTGCTACATCCTGGACCTGGAGAAGGTCCCGCAGATGTACGTCCAGCAGGACCCGAACCCCAACGCGATGTGCATCGGGCTGGACGAGCCGATCATCGTGGTGACCACCGGCCTCGTCGAGCTGCTCGACGAGGAGGAGATGCGGGCGGTGGTGGGCCACGAGGTGGGCCACGCACTGTCGGGGCACGCCGTGTACCGCACGATCCTGCTGTTCCTGACCAACCTGGCGATGAAGGTCGCGTGGATCCCGCTGGGCAATGTGGCGATCATGACGATCGTGACCGCGCTGCGGGAGTGGTTCCGCAAGTCGGAGCTCTCGGCCGACCGGGCCGGGCTGCTGGTGGGACAGGACGTGCAGGCCTCGATGCGGGGACTGATGAAGATCGCGGGCGGCAACCACCTCCACGAGATGAACGTGGACGCCTTCCTGGCCCAGGCCGAGGAGTACGAGTCGAGCGGCGATCTGCGCGACTCCGTGCTGAAGATCCTCAACCTGCTGCCGCGGACGCACCCCTTCACCACGGTGCGGGCGGCCGAGCTGAAGAAGTGGGCGGAGAGCCGCGACCACCAGCGGATCATGGACGGCCACTACCCGCGGCGCGACGAGGACAAGGACACCTCGGTGACCGACTCCTTCCGGCAGTCCGCCGCCCACTACGCCGACTCCGTGCGCACCAGCAAGGACCCGCTGATGAAGCTGGTGGGCGACATCGCGGGCGGCGCGGGAGACCTGGGCGGCAAGCTCCGCGACAAGTTCACGGGCGCCGCGGCCGGCACCGCGCCGCAGGACAAGGGCGGGCCTACGGAGCAGCAGGGCTGA
- the nadD gene encoding nicotinate-nucleotide adenylyltransferase — MGEQEMPTGPVKRRLGVMGGTFDPIHHGHLVAASEVAALFHLDEVMFVPTGEPWQKSQRAVSPAEDRYLMTVIATASNPQFSVSRIDIDRGGPTYTIDTLRDLKAQNDDADLFFITGADALAQILTWRNAEELFSLSHFIGVTRPGHVLTDDGLPEGGVSLVEVPALAISSTDCRARVAQGDPVWYLVPDGVVRYIDKRELYRGA; from the coding sequence ATGGGAGAGCAGGAGATGCCTACCGGTCCGGTCAAGCGCCGGCTCGGCGTGATGGGCGGGACATTCGACCCGATCCATCACGGACACCTGGTGGCCGCCAGCGAGGTGGCCGCCCTTTTCCACCTCGACGAGGTGATGTTCGTGCCGACCGGCGAGCCGTGGCAGAAGTCGCAGCGGGCCGTCTCGCCGGCCGAGGACCGCTACCTGATGACGGTCATCGCCACGGCCTCGAACCCGCAGTTCTCGGTGAGCCGCATCGACATCGACCGCGGCGGGCCGACGTACACCATCGACACCCTGCGGGACCTGAAGGCGCAGAACGACGACGCCGACCTGTTCTTCATCACCGGTGCCGACGCGCTCGCGCAGATCCTGACCTGGCGCAACGCCGAAGAGCTCTTCTCGCTGTCCCACTTCATCGGAGTCACCCGGCCGGGCCACGTGCTCACCGACGACGGGCTCCCGGAGGGCGGCGTCTCCCTGGTGGAGGTGCCGGCGCTCGCGATCTCGTCCACCGACTGCCGTGCGAGGGTGGCCCAGGGGGATCCTGTCTGGTACCTGGTGCCGGACGGTGTCGTGCGTTACATCGACAAGCGTGAGCTGTACCGGGGAGCCTGA
- a CDS encoding LCP family protein, whose product MNDRQDPYDPYAAQEQQLVGYDAYGRPVYGQVPAQPAQPGPAAPQQYGQQYEQHQQYGYDYQGYAQQQQQYYPQPQQPAAQEYQQQEYTQAPAHGYDTQQTQQWIPQQNAPEEPPAPAERPAAQVPEPRRPDGGEGGARRGEHDGEPEAGRDYRTEMFAFIDQPDEDSEDVIDWLKFTESRTERREEARRRGRNRVVALIVVLALFVVGGLGYLWYAGKLPFLDGPGDKKTGAAADAGAQKRDMIVVHLHNTKKGGTSSALLVDNVTTKQGATVLLPNTLSVTGQDGTATVLGKSVGEGGLGTREALDSVLGTRIGGTWRLDTPFLENLVELVGGIEVDTDAAVPADDAAKTPAVAQGQKQSLSGPMAVAYATFRGPGEPETKQLERMGKVLQAVLRKVPSDPKAAAVTVESIGQILDPALNAQTLGALLSKLGAHAKVGAYRTDVLAVKADGTLTDDANKTVVKEVLGGSGAAAQPGAAPRVGLKDATGDEKTQIVAKAALVNGGYTFVDGGKADKTAATSQITYQDDAQRDRAIEVAKTLALPETVVKKGENAVNAEIVVILGKDYKAS is encoded by the coding sequence GTGAACGACCGACAGGATCCGTACGACCCGTATGCCGCCCAGGAGCAGCAGCTCGTCGGCTACGACGCGTACGGGCGGCCGGTGTACGGCCAGGTGCCCGCGCAGCCCGCCCAGCCCGGACCGGCCGCCCCGCAGCAGTACGGGCAGCAGTACGAGCAGCACCAGCAGTACGGCTACGACTACCAGGGCTACGCCCAGCAGCAGCAGCAGTACTACCCGCAGCCGCAGCAGCCGGCCGCGCAGGAGTACCAGCAGCAGGAGTACACCCAGGCGCCCGCCCACGGGTACGACACGCAGCAGACCCAGCAGTGGATCCCGCAGCAGAACGCCCCCGAGGAGCCCCCGGCCCCCGCCGAGCGGCCGGCCGCCCAGGTCCCCGAGCCGCGCCGGCCGGACGGCGGGGAGGGCGGTGCGCGCCGCGGCGAGCACGACGGGGAGCCCGAGGCGGGCCGGGACTACCGCACCGAGATGTTCGCCTTCATCGACCAGCCGGACGAGGACTCCGAGGACGTCATCGACTGGCTCAAGTTCACCGAGAGCCGCACCGAACGCCGCGAGGAGGCCCGCCGCCGCGGCCGCAACCGGGTGGTGGCGCTGATCGTCGTCCTCGCCCTGTTCGTCGTCGGCGGCCTCGGCTACCTCTGGTACGCGGGCAAGCTGCCCTTCCTCGACGGCCCCGGCGACAAGAAGACCGGCGCCGCCGCCGACGCCGGCGCGCAGAAGCGGGACATGATCGTCGTCCACCTGCACAACACCAAGAAGGGCGGCACCTCCTCGGCGCTGCTCGTCGACAACGTCACGACCAAGCAGGGCGCCACCGTCCTGCTGCCGAACACCCTGTCCGTCACCGGCCAGGACGGGACGGCGACCGTGCTCGGCAAGTCCGTGGGGGAAGGCGGTCTCGGCACCCGCGAGGCCCTGGACTCCGTGCTCGGCACCCGCATCGGCGGCACCTGGCGCCTGGACACCCCCTTCCTGGAGAACCTGGTCGAGCTGGTCGGCGGCATCGAGGTCGACACCGACGCCGCGGTCCCGGCCGACGACGCGGCCAAGACCCCTGCCGTGGCCCAGGGCCAGAAGCAGAGCCTGAGCGGCCCGATGGCCGTGGCGTACGCCACGTTCCGCGGACCGGGCGAACCGGAGACCAAGCAGCTGGAACGCATGGGCAAGGTGCTCCAGGCGGTGCTGCGCAAGGTTCCGAGCGACCCGAAGGCGGCGGCCGTGACCGTCGAGAGCATCGGCCAGATCCTCGATCCGGCCCTGAACGCGCAGACCCTCGGCGCCCTGCTGTCCAAGCTCGGCGCGCACGCCAAGGTCGGCGCGTACCGCACGGACGTCCTCGCCGTGAAGGCGGACGGCACGCTCACGGACGACGCGAACAAGACGGTCGTCAAGGAGGTGCTCGGCGGCTCCGGCGCCGCGGCGCAGCCCGGCGCGGCCCCGCGCGTCGGCCTCAAGGACGCGACCGGCGACGAGAAGACGCAGATCGTGGCGAAGGCGGCGCTGGTGAACGGCGGCTACACCTTCGTCGACGGCGGCAAGGCCGACAAGACCGCGGCCACCTCGCAGATCACCTACCAGGACGACGCGCAGCGGGACCGCGCGATCGAGGTCGCCAAGACGCTGGCGCTGCCCGAGACGGTCGTGAAGAAGGGCGAGAACGCGGTGAACGCGGAGATCGTGGTGATCCTGGGCAAGGACTACAAGGCGTCCTGA
- the rsfS gene encoding ribosome silencing factor, with protein MTATDRSIELITAAAQAAADRLAHDIIAYDVSDVLSITDAFLLASAPNDRQVKSIVDEIEERLLKELGAKPVRREGDRDARWILLDYVDIVVHVQHSEERVFYALERLWKDCPEIELPEDAKLTIGKAEEHAKLREAAGDDELDGDLF; from the coding sequence GTGACCGCCACGGACCGCTCCATCGAGCTCATCACCGCCGCCGCCCAGGCCGCGGCCGACCGGCTCGCGCACGACATCATCGCGTACGACGTCAGCGACGTGCTGTCGATCACCGACGCCTTCCTGCTCGCCTCGGCGCCCAACGACCGCCAGGTCAAGTCGATCGTCGACGAGATCGAGGAGCGCCTCCTCAAGGAGCTCGGCGCCAAGCCGGTGCGCCGCGAGGGCGACCGCGACGCCCGCTGGATCCTGCTCGACTACGTCGACATCGTCGTCCACGTCCAGCACAGCGAGGAGCGTGTCTTCTACGCGCTGGAGCGCCTGTGGAAGGACTGCCCCGAGATCGAGCTCCCCGAGGACGCCAAGCTCACCATCGGCAAGGCCGAGGAGCACGCCAAGCTGCGCGAGGCGGCGGGCGACGACGAACTGGACGGTGATCTGTTCTGA
- a CDS encoding histidine phosphatase family protein, with the protein MSATTSGRPGRKIVLWRHGQTSWNLERRFQGSTDIELTATGVAQARRSARLLASLKPDAIVASDLRRASATAAELAAVTGLEVSHDEALRETYAGEWQGLTHDEILEKYGEQYAAWKRGEPVRRGGGELETEVADRAAPVVLEHADRLPPSGTLVVVSHGGTIRTTIGRLLGLDAYAWEGLGGLSNCCWSVLGEGARGWRLLEHNAGTLPEPVLGDDD; encoded by the coding sequence CTGAGCGCGACCACCTCGGGCAGGCCCGGCAGGAAGATCGTCCTCTGGCGGCACGGTCAGACCTCGTGGAACCTGGAGCGCCGCTTCCAGGGGTCCACGGACATCGAGCTGACCGCGACGGGCGTGGCGCAGGCGCGCCGCTCCGCGCGGTTGCTCGCCTCGCTGAAGCCGGATGCCATCGTGGCGTCCGACCTGCGGCGCGCCTCCGCCACGGCGGCGGAGCTGGCGGCCGTCACGGGGCTGGAGGTCTCGCACGACGAGGCGTTGCGCGAGACGTACGCCGGTGAGTGGCAGGGCCTCACGCACGACGAGATCCTCGAAAAGTACGGCGAGCAGTACGCGGCGTGGAAGCGCGGCGAACCGGTCCGCCGCGGCGGCGGTGAGCTGGAGACCGAGGTCGCCGACCGCGCCGCGCCGGTGGTGCTGGAACACGCCGACCGGCTGCCGCCGTCCGGCACCCTCGTCGTGGTCAGCCACGGCGGCACCATCCGTACGACGATCGGGCGCCTGCTCGGCCTGGACGCGTACGCGTGGGAGGGCCTCGGCGGCCTCTCCAACTGCTGCTGGTCCGTCCTCGGTGAGGGCGCGCGCGGCTGGCGTCTGCTGGAGCACAACGCCGGCACGCTGCCGGAACCGGTGCTCGGCGACGACGACTGA